DNA from Homo sapiens chromosome 1, GRCh38.p14 Primary Assembly:
GGAAATCCCACCGTTTGGGCTTGGTGGACGTCCAGCCCACCTCACCCCCAGCCCCGGCCCCTCCTCGCTTCCCAGACGGCTGGAGACACTCCCGGGAAAAGCGGTCCTCAGCCACTCGGCCGCCGTCCGCACCTCGGCTGCTGGCCCGGCTGGGCACCGGGCATCTGCGAAGCTAGCCCTGCCTGGCACTGGGCATCTCCAGGCAACGACTGTCCCCGGCCCTGCCCAGCTTCTCGCGACTCCAGGGCGGTGGACTTCTGCGCGCCTTCCCTCCCCCGGTCTCCCGACAGGACGCCGGTGAGCTCCCTGCGCCCCCAGCCCCTTTCGCCGCCGCCGCGATGCTGCCCTGGAGACGTAACAAATTCGTGCTGGTGGAGGACGAGGCCAAGTGCAAGGCGAAGAGCCTGAGTCCGGGGCTCGCCTACACGTCGCTGCTCTCCAGCTTCCTGCGCTCCTGCCCGGACCTGCTGCCCGACTGGCCGCTGGAGCGCTTGGGCCGTGTGTTCCGCAGCCGGCGCCAGAAAGTGGAGCTCAACAAGGAGGACCCGACCTACACCGTGTGGTACCTGGGCAACGCCGTCACCCTGCACGCCAAGGGCGACGGCTGCACCGACGACGCCGTGGGCAAGATCTGGGCTCGCTGCGGGCCTGGCGGGGGCACTAAGATGAAGCTGACGCTGGGGCCGCACGGCATCCGCATGCAGCCGTGCGAGCGCAGCGCCGCCGGGGGTTCGGGGGGCCGCAGGCCGGCGCACGCCTACCTGCTGCCGCGCATCACCTACTGCACGGCGGACGGGCGCCACCCGCGCGTCTTCGCCTGGGTCTACCGCCACCAGGCGCGCCACAAGGCCGTGGTGCTGCGCTGCCACGCTGTGCTGCTGGCGCGGGCGCACAAGGCGCGCGCCCTGGCCCGCCTGCTCCGCCAGACCGCGCTGGCGGCCTTCAGCGACTTCAAGCGCCTGCAGCGCCAGAGCGACGCGCGCCACGTGCGCCAGCAGCATCTCCGCGCTGGGGGCGCCGCCGCCTCGGTGCCCCGCGCCCCACTGCGCCGCCTGCTCAATGCCAAGTGCGCCTACCGGCCGCCGCCGAGCGAGCGCAGCCGCGGGGCGCCGCGCCTCAGCAGCATccaggaggaggacgaggaggaggaggaggacgacgCGGAGGAGCAAGAGGGAGGAGTCCCCCAGCGCGAGCGGCCGGAGGTGCTCAGCCTGGCCCGGGAGCTGAGGACGTGCAGCCTGCGGGGCGCCCCGGCGCCCCCGCCGCCCGCGCAGCCCCGCCGCTGGAAGGCCGGCCCCAGGGAGCGGGCGGGCCAGGCGCGCTGAGAGCCGAAGGACAGGACTCGCAGCCCCAGGCCCGACCCGCCAGACTCACAGCCTCCAACCCCGGCCCTGCCCGCTTCGGCTGCCCCGGCCCCCGGCCCGTGTCTCCCCCGTGGTCTCCGTGTTGTCCGCCCCGCCGCCTCATTTTGGCTCAGGGTGATGCCTGATACGCCCTTGGTTATTGGGGGGTGTTCCTCTCTCCCCACACCCGGAGTTTCCCGGGCCTGCCATTGTGGACCCGCCCCCTATGCTTTACACCTAGTCTCTTTGCCCACAGACCTCCTCATTCCCTCCCAAAACATCCTCTcaagagaagggaggagaagtTTCAAGAAATCAGGAGGGGTGGGTTTGGACCCTGGGCAGGGTGGAGGCAGTGACCTTGCCCTTGGTCCCTCTAGCCTTCTTCCCTGTGCAAAAAAAAATGACCCTGGAGAGGCATTCTTGTAGGAGAAGAATCTAGCGGCCGGGGAGAATTGGGGCCGGGCCGGCGGTGGGCAGAGTCCGCTGCTATACACACAGGGAGGAATTCTCACGCCCAAGCCCCGCCTCTCTACGCCTTGGAGGACTCCTGTGACTTCACTGCTCTGCCTCTGGAGAACACTGGGAGAGTCCTACCGACGTTCAAACAACAGGTTAGGCCAGGTAACAGCCCTGCACCAGGCCGCTGCCCACGCCTCTGCCCTGGCACCCCCAGGGGATTCCTTGCCCATCCCATCTCTCTGCAGACGGATGTGTGTGGCCCCCTCCTAGGTGCCCCACAACCAGGACCAAGATGGGGCTCCCAAAGGAGGTAAGGAGAACCTTTGGCAGGTGCTTAGGACACTGACTACCTAGAAAGTAGACGCAGCAGAGTTGCTCCCAAGTCGAGGCTCCTCAGAGCAGGTGGGTCCTGACAGCAGTGGATTCTCCCAGCAGGATGAGGAAGGAGGGTGTGTTAACCAACCAAGGGAGTGGGCCCCCCACCCAGGTGTCTCCGCAAGACCACAAAAAGCCCAAAGATCTATGTGTCACTGATCATTGTAAATAAAGTGGACCTGCTTTTACAGCCCTGTCACTACTCCTGTGTTGTGTTTAATGCCAGGCCTGCTGGGGGTGAAAAAATGGATTGAAGATCAGATAAGCCACAGGTGAGCCTGTATAGCTCCCCCTGGTTACCATCAGAAACCTGAAAGTAGTTCTTTTGAGCAGCCAGAGCCAACCCCAGGATTAGGACGGGATCTGGGGACTGCTGCCAGGAAGCTGTTCCTTAATGTCAGAGAAGGAGGCAGTAACTTATGCCTTGTCTGAAAATCACATGTGCCAGGCTCCCTGGAGGGACGTCGGctgtctgtctcagcctcccaggatgTCTGTACGCCTGGGCACTCAGATGCAGGTGTCTGGGACATTTGGCAGGGAGGGAGCACTGGGCTGGGGGCTTCTCATAAGCATGTATTCATATCTCTGAGAAGGTTCATGTGTATTTCAGAGCATATGGTATAGACTGTGTGTGTGCTCTCAGGGATGAGTGCGAGCAGGTTGTAAGAGAATGTGGTGAGCAGCCCAGTTTTCTTTCAGAGGCTCTGGAAAAACCTGTCCAGACCCTGTGGCAGTGTGAGTCTTCAGCTGGATATCTTCTTTATTCCTGTGCTGAGCTGGGCACTGATCCCAGAGTTACTCAGAACTCAAAAGAGTGGCCTCCGCCATTGCCAGTAATCAGAATGGTTCTGTTTCCTGCAACTGCCAGGAAATAGGACAGCACTGCCGTCTCACCCTGCAGAACCCAGGCATTTCACCCTGCAGAATCCAGGCAGTGTCAGGGGCTTTGGAGGGAAAAGCTGGGGTTGACTCCATATGTCCAGAGTAACAAGAACccactgggcagggcctccctgcaTGTTCTTTGCCTCCTTCTTACATGTTGCCAGGACTTTTGTTGGTGTTTCTCCCCATTTGCAGAAAAACGGAAGTGGGAAGATGTAAGACCTAGGAATGGACGATGGGCTGCAGGCAGCCTCTGATGTGGCTGAGACAACCCCAGACCTGTCTAGAAACAAGATCACGGCATGCCCTCTTCAATCAAATTCATGCAGCAGATAGTTTCGAACTGCTAGGCACTGGGAGGTCCAGGAGGCCCTCTCTTGCTCTTACATTTGCAATGAGATGCATATAATTAAAGGAGCAGTTACTGTATAATAATTCACAGgtcaggcacagtgtctcatgcttgtaattccagcactctgggaggctgaggcaggagg
Protein-coding regions in this window:
- the FAM43B gene encoding protein FAM43B, giving the protein MLPWRRNKFVLVEDEAKCKAKSLSPGLAYTSLLSSFLRSCPDLLPDWPLERLGRVFRSRRQKVELNKEDPTYTVWYLGNAVTLHAKGDGCTDDAVGKIWARCGPGGGTKMKLTLGPHGIRMQPCERSAAGGSGGRRPAHAYLLPRITYCTADGRHPRVFAWVYRHQARHKAVVLRCHAVLLARAHKARALARLLRQTALAAFSDFKRLQRQSDARHVRQQHLRAGGAAASVPRAPLRRLLNAKCAYRPPPSERSRGAPRLSSIQEEDEEEEEDDAEEQEGGVPQRERPEVLSLARELRTCSLRGAPAPPPPAQPRRWKAGPRERAGQAR